One Mesomycoplasma molare genomic window carries:
- a CDS encoding ATP-dependent helicase has protein sequence MLNEINEKILNGLNPKQKAAVIYNEGHLRIIAGAGSGKTSVLTKKIAYLIENNLANPEKILAVTFTNKATNEMKERIFNLVEWKSEKTMISTFHSLCNFFLRREIKNIKGYHSNFDILDSGDQKNILENIYRTLKITNRDVSYSTALEQISKWKNLEMLPSDIDRDKLETDDEILLEIYELYYQELSNLKALDFDDLMIFTLKILKENIEIRKKWSDKFSHILVDEFQDTSDLQFDIIKYLLSEKTILTVVGDPDQTIYTWRGAKVDLILNFDKTLNGVQTITLDQNYRSTNLILNAANSLIKNNKNRLEKNLFTENISSEEITFHHSFNVDVEARWVAEEINELKRKKVQLKNIAILYRSGFYSRAFEDALIKENIPYQLLGGVKFFEKRVVKDLISYLKVVNDGSTIGFHRIINVPSRKIGPSAIQKIVDFSLEKKMNIFDSLIDYFTNRKEKSLDDNFIDLPLNHSLQKELVDFLNIINLSKKLLKNGKSIAFVLETIVEKVKYISSIKNPLDKQEAQNNLNSLLQGIKNWENKNPKLTLNDYLLEISLLTDNEESSFESNAITMMTIHSSKGLEFSNVFLVGMAEGISPSKKSLKDKEAIEEERRLIYVAITRAKERLFISDSGGNYFENQLQSQTSRFVSEMGIKSEILQNFRKRNTDGKLNYRKEEKNINWLPGDIVNHIVFGEGVVLELQNDTVVIKFKNLTEKDSIKKVLKNHKSLERIVTN, from the coding sequence ATGTTGAATGAAATTAATGAAAAAATTTTAAATGGTTTAAATCCTAAACAAAAAGCAGCTGTTATCTATAATGAAGGGCATTTAAGAATTATAGCTGGAGCAGGAAGTGGAAAAACTAGTGTTTTAACAAAAAAAATTGCCTATTTAATTGAAAACAATTTAGCTAATCCTGAAAAAATTTTAGCTGTTACTTTCACTAATAAAGCAACAAACGAAATGAAGGAAAGAATTTTTAACTTAGTAGAATGAAAAAGCGAAAAAACAATGATAAGTACGTTTCATTCATTATGTAACTTTTTTTTAAGAAGAGAAATAAAAAATATTAAAGGTTATCATAGTAATTTTGATATTCTAGATAGTGGTGATCAAAAAAATATTTTAGAAAATATTTATAGAACATTGAAAATAACTAATAGAGATGTTAGTTATTCTACAGCTTTAGAACAGATTTCTAAATGAAAAAATTTAGAAATGTTACCTTCAGACATTGATAGAGATAAATTAGAAACTGATGATGAAATATTATTAGAGATTTATGAACTTTACTATCAAGAATTATCCAATTTAAAGGCCTTAGATTTTGATGATTTAATGATATTTACTTTAAAAATACTTAAAGAAAATATAGAAATTAGAAAGAAATGATCTGATAAATTTAGTCATATTTTGGTTGATGAATTTCAAGATACATCAGACTTACAATTTGACATTATTAAATATTTACTTTCTGAAAAAACGATATTAACTGTTGTTGGAGATCCTGATCAAACTATTTATACTTGAAGAGGGGCGAAGGTTGATTTAATCTTAAATTTTGATAAAACTTTAAATGGAGTTCAAACAATTACATTAGATCAAAATTATCGTTCAACTAACTTAATTTTAAATGCAGCTAATAGTTTAATTAAAAATAACAAAAATAGATTAGAAAAAAACTTATTTACAGAGAATATTTCTAGTGAGGAAATAACTTTTCATCATTCATTTAATGTAGATGTAGAAGCTAGATGAGTTGCTGAAGAGATAAATGAATTAAAAAGAAAAAAAGTACAATTAAAAAATATTGCTATTTTATATCGTTCCGGTTTTTATTCAAGAGCATTTGAAGATGCGTTAATAAAGGAAAATATTCCTTATCAACTATTGGGTGGAGTAAAATTCTTTGAAAAAAGAGTTGTAAAAGACTTAATTTCTTACTTAAAAGTCGTAAACGATGGATCTACTATAGGATTTCATAGAATAATCAATGTTCCTTCTAGAAAAATAGGACCTTCTGCAATTCAAAAAATAGTGGATTTTTCACTAGAAAAAAAGATGAATATTTTTGATAGTTTAATTGATTACTTTACCAATCGTAAAGAAAAAAGCCTAGATGATAATTTTATAGATTTACCTTTAAATCATTCTCTACAAAAAGAATTAGTTGATTTTTTGAATATCATTAATTTATCTAAAAAATTGCTTAAAAATGGAAAAAGTATAGCATTTGTGTTAGAAACAATTGTAGAAAAAGTAAAATATATTAGTTCAATTAAAAATCCTTTAGATAAACAAGAAGCGCAAAATAATCTAAATAGTTTATTACAAGGAATAAAAAATTGAGAAAATAAAAATCCAAAATTAACTTTAAATGATTATTTACTCGAAATTTCTTTACTAACCGATAATGAAGAATCTAGTTTTGAAAGTAATGCTATAACTATGATGACTATACATAGTTCTAAAGGTTTAGAATTCTCTAATGTTTTTTTAGTAGGTATGGCAGAGGGTATTTCTCCAAGTAAAAAATCATTAAAAGATAAAGAAGCTATCGAAGAAGAAAGAAGACTAATTTATGTTGCTATAACTAGAGCTAAAGAAAGGCTTTTTATTTCCGATTCTGGAGGAAATTATTTTGAAAATCAACTTCAATCACAAACATCTAGATTTGTTTCTGAAATGGGTATAAAATCTGAAATACTACAAAATTTTAGAAAAAGAAACACTGATGGAAAATTAAATTATAGAAAAGAAGAAAAAAATATAAATTGACTACCGGGTGATATTGTTAATCATATAGTTTTTGGAGAAGGTGTTGTTTTAGAATTACAAAATGACACCGTGGTTATAAAATTTAAAAATTTAACCGAAAAAGATTCGATAAAAAAAGTTTTAAAAAATCATAAATCTCTAGAAAGAATAGTAACAAATTAA
- a CDS encoding RDD family protein codes for MKKEVQFYVRFFSGVIDLLLFFSFSLLLIFVSFFVFNFNFEISYYFWLLSQILFLIIYFNVLPIVYKGQTIGKIIFKYQIIININNQINKKNNMLVYIIKRNLFFSVTWIIMLLISIILIQPDTLKKIIDIRNLSNLKNINLSNEFSNLEKIFFNLFLAFSNINFLVLFVIFILNISKKNPIDFFSGTRAYYLHKKEEITKKQEIEIEVLNWQEVEWEKESEHYVEWN; via the coding sequence ATGAAAAAAGAAGTTCAGTTTTATGTACGTTTCTTTTCAGGTGTTATTGATTTATTGTTATTTTTTTCTTTTTCATTATTGTTAATTTTTGTTTCTTTTTTTGTGTTCAATTTTAATTTCGAAATATCATATTATTTTTGATTATTGTCTCAAATTTTGTTTTTAATAATTTACTTTAATGTTTTACCTATTGTATATAAAGGTCAAACAATAGGTAAAATTATTTTTAAATATCAAATTATTATAAATATAAACAACCAAATTAATAAAAAAAATAATATGTTAGTTTATATAATAAAAAGAAATTTATTTTTTTCTGTTACTTGAATAATTATGTTATTAATTTCCATTATTTTAATTCAACCAGATACTTTAAAAAAAATAATTGATATAAGAAATTTAAGTAATTTAAAAAATATAAATTTAAGCAATGAGTTTTCTAATCTAGAAAAAATATTTTTTAATTTATTTTTAGCATTTAGTAATATAAATTTTTTAGTTTTATTTGTAATTTTTATATTGAATATTAGCAAAAAAAATCCAATTGATTTTTTTTCAGGAACTAGAGCATATTATTTACATAAAAAAGAGGAAATTACTAAAAAACAAGAAATAGAAATAGAAGTTTTAAATTGGCAAGAAGTGGAATGGGAAAAGGAAAGCGAGCATTATGTTGAATGAAATTAA
- a CDS encoding glycosyltransferase family 2 protein, translating to MKLSILVPSYKQKNELKSLLDSLFVQQTNNDFEIVLTINKPTNEELNLIFEYKSLFKEKLKILINTKRKSVIKGILDMLFIAEGEYFVVVFPETNLKNFFVQKFIDTQNKYPADLIEFKPQFKGFFHLEPKKRIEEKKIFSIKDDKSVIAYAFPIIFNKFFKLENVREIIKNKTFKDLNSKYTLDFLYKLLIDLKSYVYIDEVIVHEWNNDISITNPVQVIKELKGLENYVRENNIYFLQEVLYAKLYFLQIFLPVILAETKKSLLVRFLTKQKEFSPFVLNYYEKLKEMRKNEFILLTTINKYILLNTEESKLILENTPPSKWHLISKRI from the coding sequence ATGAAATTATCTATACTAGTTCCATCATATAAACAAAAAAATGAATTAAAATCTTTATTAGATTCATTGTTTGTTCAACAAACTAATAATGATTTTGAAATTGTCCTTACAATAAATAAGCCAACAAATGAAGAACTTAATTTAATTTTTGAATATAAATCATTATTTAAAGAAAAGCTAAAAATATTAATAAATACAAAAAGAAAAAGTGTTATTAAAGGTATATTGGATATGCTTTTTATTGCAGAAGGAGAATATTTTGTTGTAGTATTTCCGGAAACAAATTTAAAAAACTTTTTTGTACAAAAATTCATAGATACTCAAAATAAGTATCCCGCAGATTTAATTGAATTTAAACCACAATTTAAAGGTTTTTTTCACCTGGAACCTAAAAAAAGAATTGAAGAAAAGAAAATATTTTCAATAAAAGATGATAAGAGCGTAATTGCTTATGCTTTCCCGATTATATTTAATAAATTTTTTAAATTAGAAAATGTTCGTGAAATAATTAAGAATAAAACTTTTAAAGATTTAAATTCCAAATATACACTAGATTTTTTATATAAACTATTAATAGATCTAAAAAGTTATGTTTATATAGATGAAGTTATAGTTCATGAATGAAATAATGATATTAGTATTACTAATCCAGTTCAAGTTATTAAAGAATTAAAGGGATTAGAAAATTATGTAAGAGAAAATAATATTTATTTTTTACAAGAAGTTCTATATGCTAAACTTTATTTTTTACAAATTTTTTTACCTGTAATATTAGCAGAAACTAAAAAGTCTTTATTAGTTAGATTTTTAACTAAACAAAAAGAATTTTCTCCTTTTGTACTAAATTACTATGAAAAATTAAAAGAAATGAGAAAAAATGAATTTATTTTATTAACAACGATTAATAAATATATTTTGCTAAATACCGAAGAAAGTAAACTTATTCTAGAAAACACCCCCCCTTCAAAATGACATCTTATATCTAAAAGGATTTAA
- the asnS gene encoding asparagine--tRNA ligase: protein MYTVKKILSNIKDFDGKEVKVLGWTSSLRGNKKIKFLELNDGSTVYNLQVVLKSESVDLEVVDKTRDGAAISIVGIIKHTPNSKQIAELQAIEFKLLKNTDEDFPIQKKEISMEVLREIPHLRHRTKLIKSVMLIRSTLALEIHNFFSKHNFLYVSSPIITSNDGEGAGETFIVDSESVKDFFGKKATLGVTGQLHAEAYAIGFNKVYTFGPTFRAENSHTKKHAAEFWMVEPEVAFYELKDIIKLADHMLKTVIKKTLEVNKLEFDFLEESIDSKLREKLSNFVNKKISIIDYKDAIEELKKVKTDFEEQNIHFGLDLATEHEKYLAEKLFQGPVAVINYPKEFKAFYMHQNDDGKTVSAFDLLVPGIGELIGGSQREVRHEKLLSRIKELSISEEELKWYLDLRRFGDAGSSGFGLGFERLVMYVTGIDNIRDAIPFPRTPNNLKM, encoded by the coding sequence GTGTATACAGTAAAAAAGATATTATCAAACATAAAAGATTTTGATGGAAAAGAAGTTAAAGTTTTAGGATGAACTTCAAGTTTAAGAGGTAATAAGAAAATTAAATTTTTAGAACTTAATGACGGTTCTACAGTTTATAATTTGCAAGTAGTTTTAAAATCAGAAAGTGTTGATTTAGAAGTTGTTGATAAAACTAGAGATGGTGCTGCTATTTCTATTGTAGGAATTATTAAACATACTCCTAATTCAAAACAAATTGCAGAGCTTCAAGCAATTGAATTTAAACTTTTAAAAAATACAGATGAAGACTTTCCTATTCAAAAGAAAGAAATTTCTATGGAAGTATTGAGAGAAATACCTCACCTTAGACATAGAACAAAATTAATTAAGTCTGTAATGTTAATTCGTTCAACGCTAGCTCTAGAGATTCATAATTTTTTTTCTAAACATAATTTTTTATATGTTTCTTCACCAATAATAACTTCTAACGATGGAGAAGGAGCAGGAGAAACATTTATTGTTGACTCTGAAAGTGTTAAAGATTTCTTTGGTAAAAAAGCTACATTAGGAGTAACTGGACAACTACATGCAGAAGCATATGCGATAGGTTTTAACAAAGTATACACCTTCGGACCTACATTTAGAGCTGAAAATTCACATACAAAAAAACATGCTGCAGAATTTTGAATGGTTGAACCAGAAGTGGCATTTTATGAATTGAAAGATATTATTAAATTAGCAGATCACATGCTAAAAACCGTAATTAAAAAAACTTTAGAAGTAAATAAATTAGAATTTGATTTTTTAGAAGAAAGTATCGATTCTAAATTAAGAGAAAAATTAAGTAATTTTGTCAATAAAAAGATTTCTATCATTGATTATAAAGATGCAATAGAAGAATTGAAAAAAGTTAAAACTGATTTTGAAGAACAAAATATTCACTTCGGTTTAGATTTAGCGACTGAACATGAAAAATATTTAGCGGAAAAATTATTTCAAGGACCAGTTGCAGTAATTAATTATCCTAAAGAATTCAAAGCTTTTTACATGCATCAAAATGATGATGGGAAAACAGTTAGTGCATTTGATTTACTAGTTCCTGGAATAGGTGAATTAATTGGTGGTTCTCAAAGAGAAGTAAGACATGAAAAGTTATTATCTAGAATAAAAGAGCTTTCCATTTCTGAAGAAGAATTAAAATGATATCTAGACTTAAGAAGATTTGGAGATGCAGGTTCTTCAGGTTTTGGTTTAGGATTTGAAAGATTGGTTATGTATGTTACAGGAATTGATAACATAAGAGATGCTATACCATTTCCTAGAACACCTAATAATCTAAAAATGTAA
- a CDS encoding deoxynucleoside kinase translates to MIIGISGMISSGKSTLTKSLVNRFENSDLLLEFDEKDEVFNTFLKWLYEKKENLTIGFQTYIIESHSSIFSKKIKEFNEKNKNNKVKGHFFLDRFSIEHNIFAQINLAQKEPKYMRAYNLAFKELITKEELPELAIFLDVSFETFKERFFKREREVETNNWELNKEYFETLHKFYRPYFENLCNEFNLKYFIVDTNNLSEQEVEEKVVEIINNYSKNAEHKK, encoded by the coding sequence ATGATTATAGGAATAAGCGGAATGATAAGTAGTGGTAAAAGTACTTTAACCAAATCTTTAGTAAATAGATTTGAAAATTCTGATTTACTATTAGAGTTTGATGAAAAAGATGAAGTATTTAATACATTTTTAAAGTGATTATATGAGAAAAAAGAAAATTTAACAATTGGATTTCAAACATATATAATTGAAAGTCACTCATCAATTTTTTCAAAAAAAATTAAAGAATTTAATGAAAAAAATAAAAATAATAAAGTAAAAGGGCACTTCTTTTTAGATAGATTTTCAATTGAGCACAATATTTTTGCGCAAATAAATTTAGCACAAAAAGAACCTAAGTACATGAGAGCTTATAACTTAGCTTTTAAAGAATTAATAACTAAAGAAGAATTACCTGAATTAGCAATTTTTCTCGATGTTTCTTTTGAAACATTTAAAGAAAGATTTTTTAAAAGAGAAAGAGAAGTTGAAACAAACAACTGAGAATTAAATAAAGAATATTTTGAGACTTTACATAAGTTTTATAGACCTTATTTTGAAAATTTATGTAATGAGTTTAATTTAAAATATTTCATTGTTGATACAAATAATTTAAGTGAACAAGAAGTAGAGGAAAAAGTTGTTGAAATAATAAACAATTATTCTAAAAATGCTGAACACAAAAAATAA
- a CDS encoding YitT family protein, translating to MSTNSNNKFKSQFVNLQKELINMDNHNPKNLIEVCKKKPFSIFMMFLSSCLFTFAITVILAQSKTIPSGLTAIPTLITYIFSITKPYFSFIYLLLNLPLIIIFWKSIKKSFLYLTIIWMIFQNLWNLFFNIEIIKNFLIYHISITSESWNINKALESNSDLWQIIYYTVFGSVLIGTSIGISWKFGGSTGGTDFISYYYSTKKRKPIGKILFIISISIALFSLITFGSLGHFNIGEGRIYRILGIQVISTILYIFITSIIVNLIYPKYKKVAITIYCSEPQKIMNHLKEINYWHSYNLWVGQSGYTGKETYKIKTIALYLEVKMIVSELRKVDPKIWISLKPVIETSGLFDTSRIE from the coding sequence ATGAGTACTAATTCTAATAATAAATTTAAATCGCAATTTGTTAATTTACAAAAAGAATTAATTAATATGGATAACCACAATCCTAAAAATTTAATAGAAGTTTGTAAGAAAAAACCTTTTTCTATTTTTATGATGTTTTTATCATCTTGTTTATTTACATTTGCTATAACAGTAATTCTTGCACAATCTAAAACTATACCTTCAGGCTTAACTGCAATACCTACTTTAATTACTTATATTTTTAGTATAACTAAACCATATTTTTCTTTTATTTATTTATTATTAAATTTACCGCTTATTATTATTTTTTGAAAATCAATAAAAAAATCTTTTTTATATTTAACAATCATTTGAATGATTTTTCAAAATTTATGAAATTTATTTTTTAATATTGAAATAATTAAAAATTTTTTAATTTATCATATTTCTATTACTTCAGAAAGCTGAAACATAAACAAAGCGCTTGAAAGTAATTCCGATTTATGACAAATAATTTATTACACAGTCTTTGGTTCTGTATTAATCGGAACATCTATTGGTATTTCTTGAAAATTTGGAGGTTCTACAGGAGGTACTGACTTTATCTCTTATTATTATTCAACTAAAAAAAGAAAACCGATTGGAAAAATATTATTCATAATTTCAATTTCTATAGCACTCTTTTCATTAATAACATTTGGTTCATTAGGGCATTTTAATATAGGGGAAGGTAGAATATATAGAATTTTAGGAATCCAAGTTATTTCAACTATTTTATATATTTTTATCACTTCTATCATTGTTAATTTAATTTATCCTAAATATAAAAAAGTGGCAATAACTATTTATTGTTCTGAACCTCAAAAAATTATGAATCATCTAAAAGAAATTAATTATTGACATTCTTATAATTTATGAGTAGGTCAATCAGGATATACCGGGAAAGAAACATATAAAATTAAAACAATTGCATTATATTTAGAAGTTAAAATGATTGTTAGTGAGCTAAGAAAAGTTGATCCTAAAATTTGAATTTCTTTAAAACCAGTCATTGAAACTTCTGGATTATTTGACACTTCTAGAATAGAATAA